A section of the Streptomyces sp. CG1 genome encodes:
- a CDS encoding FadR/GntR family transcriptional regulator, whose product MDEEAPQKGTVTQRAIEEIKAMIAEGRLEPGQRLPTERDLAARLGISRSSMREAIRALTVMGVLEARHGSGIYVTALEAGDLLETFGVVADLSRGPRLVELLEVRRILESTATALAAARINDGQLAAIEKHLAAMNATDDPEEILAHDLAFHREIAAAAGNETMAAILEGLSSRTFRARVWRGYQEEGAFARTRREHAAIHRALAARDPEAARAAAAAHVGEVEEWLRAQLTGQTGEEPGE is encoded by the coding sequence GTGGACGAGGAAGCCCCGCAGAAGGGCACGGTGACCCAGCGCGCCATCGAGGAGATCAAGGCGATGATCGCCGAGGGCCGGCTGGAGCCCGGCCAGCGGCTGCCCACGGAGCGGGATCTCGCCGCCCGGCTGGGCATCTCCCGCAGCTCGATGCGGGAGGCGATCCGCGCGCTGACCGTGATGGGCGTCCTGGAGGCCCGGCACGGATCCGGGATCTACGTCACCGCGCTGGAGGCCGGCGATCTGCTGGAGACCTTCGGGGTGGTCGCGGACCTGTCCCGGGGCCCTCGGCTGGTGGAACTGCTGGAGGTCCGCCGGATCCTGGAGTCGACGGCGACCGCGCTGGCCGCCGCGCGCATCAACGACGGCCAACTGGCCGCGATCGAGAAGCACTTGGCGGCCATGAACGCCACCGACGACCCCGAGGAGATCCTCGCCCACGACCTCGCCTTCCACCGCGAGATCGCAGCCGCCGCGGGCAACGAGACCATGGCCGCCATCCTGGAGGGCCTGTCCTCCCGCACCTTCCGCGCCCGCGTCTGGCGCGGCTATCAGGAGGAGGGCGCGTTCGCCCGCACCCGCCGCGAACACGCCGCCATCCACCGCGCCCTCGCCGCGCGTGATCCGGAGGCGGCGAGGGCTGCTGCGGCGGCTCATGTGGGCGAGGTGGAGGAGTGGCTGCGGGCGCAGCTCACGGGGCAGACCGGGGAGGAACCCGGGGAGTAG
- a CDS encoding sugar ABC transporter substrate-binding protein, translating into MPASTVRKRSRSRIIGAAALAAGASLMLAACGSTKDTASAGSGGTGKVGVILPLLTSPFWQSYNDYVPKMAKSESVEVLKTVNSNSDPSQQITDIDNELTQGVKGLVVAPLDSAAIQAGLDQAERKGVPVVAVDVAPDKGKVAMVVRADNVAYGEKACDYLGQHVSSGKVVQIMGDLASVNGRDRSEAFRSCVKKKYPKLKVLEIPAKWESDTAAAKLDTLLGANPDIKGIYLQAGGVYLAPTLQTLKSKNMLKPAGQQGHIAVVSNDGIPQEFDAIRKGQIDATVSQPADAYAQYGLYYIKAAMAGKTFKPGPTDHGSTIVRLPGGILEDQLPAPLVTKANVDDPKLWGNTVK; encoded by the coding sequence ATGCCCGCCAGCACTGTCAGGAAACGCAGCAGGTCCCGGATCATCGGCGCGGCGGCCCTGGCCGCCGGTGCCTCGCTCATGCTCGCCGCCTGCGGCAGTACCAAGGACACCGCGAGTGCGGGCAGCGGAGGCACCGGCAAGGTCGGTGTCATCCTGCCGCTGCTGACCTCGCCGTTCTGGCAGTCGTACAACGACTATGTGCCGAAAATGGCCAAGTCCGAGAGCGTCGAGGTGCTGAAGACGGTCAACTCCAACAGCGATCCCTCGCAGCAGATCACCGACATCGACAACGAACTCACGCAGGGGGTCAAGGGGTTGGTGGTCGCGCCGCTGGACAGTGCCGCCATCCAGGCCGGGCTCGACCAGGCCGAACGCAAGGGCGTCCCCGTGGTCGCCGTGGACGTCGCCCCCGACAAGGGCAAGGTCGCCATGGTGGTGCGCGCCGACAACGTGGCCTACGGCGAGAAGGCCTGCGACTACCTCGGACAGCATGTGAGCAGCGGCAAGGTCGTGCAGATCATGGGCGACCTGGCCTCGGTCAACGGCCGTGACCGCTCCGAGGCCTTCCGCTCCTGTGTGAAGAAGAAGTACCCGAAGCTCAAGGTGCTGGAGATCCCCGCCAAGTGGGAGTCCGACACGGCCGCCGCCAAACTCGACACCCTGCTGGGCGCCAACCCCGACATCAAGGGCATCTACCTGCAGGCCGGCGGTGTCTACCTCGCACCGACCCTGCAGACCCTGAAGTCCAAGAACATGCTGAAACCGGCCGGGCAGCAGGGCCATATCGCCGTCGTCTCCAACGACGGCATCCCGCAGGAGTTCGACGCCATCCGCAAGGGCCAGATCGACGCCACGGTCTCCCAGCCCGCCGACGCCTACGCCCAGTACGGCCTGTACTACATCAAGGCGGCGATGGCCGGGAAGACGTTCAAGCCCGGGCCCACCGACCACGGCTCCACGATCGTGAGGCTGCCGGGCGGCATCCTCGAGGACCAGCTGCCCGCGCCACTGGTCACCAAGGCCAACGTCGACGACCCCAAGCTGTGGGGCAACACGGTCAAATGA
- a CDS encoding sugar ABC transporter ATP-binding protein: MSTPLVEAEGIVKRYGPTLALADGRLTVLPGESHALVGRNGAGKSTLVNVLTGLQAPDAGTVRFDGEPAPPLADRDAWRRKVACVYQKPTVVPELTVAENLFLNRQPTGRGLISWRRLRREAAELLDTWGVRVDPEARTADLRVEDRQMVEIARALSFGARFIVLDEPTAQLDNREIERLFTRMRSLQDSGVTFLFISHHLQEVYEVCQTVTVLRDARWITTAPVADLPKAALVEAMAGESMAEQNVRERAVDAGAPVLLEAQGLTSPAYDGVDLTVRRGEVVGLAGSSGSGKTELAESFAGLHTPTGGTAQLDGRRLPFGDVRAALRAGIGCVPRDRHEQGLVSGMSIGDNATLSVLDRLGRAGFVATDARRRFAAELIERLGIHAEGPDQPVSDLSGGNAQKVVMARALASDPRLLVLINPTAGVDVKSKESLLARMDSARDDGTAVLVVSDELDDLRRCDRVLVLFHGRVVAEHPAGWRDHELIASIEGVDHG; encoded by the coding sequence ATGAGTACACCGCTGGTTGAAGCCGAGGGCATCGTCAAACGGTACGGCCCCACCCTCGCCCTCGCCGACGGACGGCTCACCGTCCTGCCCGGCGAGTCCCACGCCCTGGTCGGCCGCAACGGCGCCGGCAAGTCCACCCTGGTCAACGTCCTCACCGGCCTGCAGGCGCCGGACGCGGGCACCGTCCGCTTCGACGGCGAGCCCGCGCCCCCGCTCGCCGACCGGGACGCCTGGCGCCGCAAGGTCGCCTGTGTGTACCAGAAGCCGACGGTCGTCCCGGAGCTGACGGTCGCCGAGAACCTGTTCCTGAACCGGCAGCCGACCGGCCGCGGCCTCATCAGCTGGCGCCGGCTGCGCCGCGAGGCCGCCGAACTCCTGGACACCTGGGGCGTGCGCGTCGACCCCGAGGCGCGCACCGCCGACCTCCGGGTCGAGGACCGCCAAATGGTGGAGATCGCACGGGCGTTGAGCTTCGGTGCTCGGTTCATCGTGCTGGACGAACCCACCGCCCAGCTGGACAACCGGGAGATCGAGCGGCTGTTCACCCGCATGCGCTCCCTGCAGGACTCCGGCGTCACCTTCCTGTTCATCTCGCACCACCTCCAGGAGGTGTACGAGGTCTGCCAGACGGTCACCGTGCTGCGCGACGCCCGCTGGATCACCACAGCCCCGGTCGCCGACCTGCCGAAAGCCGCCCTGGTGGAGGCCATGGCGGGGGAGTCTATGGCCGAACAGAACGTTCGGGAAAGGGCAGTTGATGCCGGTGCTCCGGTCCTTCTGGAAGCACAGGGGCTCACCTCACCGGCGTACGACGGTGTCGACCTCACCGTGCGCCGCGGCGAGGTCGTGGGACTGGCCGGCTCCAGTGGCAGCGGAAAGACCGAGCTGGCCGAGTCCTTCGCCGGACTGCACACCCCGACCGGCGGCACCGCGCAACTGGACGGCAGGAGACTCCCGTTCGGGGACGTGCGGGCCGCGTTGCGGGCCGGGATCGGCTGCGTGCCGCGCGACCGGCATGAGCAGGGACTGGTGTCCGGCATGAGCATCGGCGACAACGCCACGCTGAGCGTGCTCGACCGGCTCGGCAGGGCAGGCTTCGTCGCCACCGACGCGCGACGCCGCTTCGCCGCCGAGCTGATCGAGCGCCTCGGCATCCACGCCGAAGGCCCCGACCAGCCGGTGTCCGACCTGTCCGGCGGCAACGCGCAGAAGGTCGTCATGGCCCGTGCCCTCGCCTCCGACCCCCGCCTGCTGGTCCTGATCAACCCCACCGCCGGGGTCGACGTGAAGTCCAAGGAGTCGCTGCTCGCCCGCATGGACAGCGCCCGCGACGACGGCACCGCCGTCCTCGTCGTCTCCGACGAACTGGACGACCTGCGCCGCTGCGACCGCGTTCTCGTCCTCTTCCACGGCCGCGTCGTCGCCGAGCACCCGGCCGGCTGGCGCGACCACGAGCTGATCGCCTCCATCGAAGGAGTTGACCATGGCTGA